In Sporosarcina sp. PTS2304, a genomic segment contains:
- a CDS encoding MDR family MFS transporter, with protein MLAMFVGAVEATIVTTAMPTIASELGGFSRYSWIFSSYLLMSTVTVLIYGKLADLFGRKPIFFIGLTIFLIGSVLCGFATSMEQLIVYRLIQGIGAGAVMPIATTIVGDMYTTEERAKIQGYLSSVWGISAVSGPVIGGLLVQYVNWQFVFWVNVPLGILSMAGIYFFLHEPKETRKASIDYKGAFLLATALSSILFWLVEGGQSFNRLSISSLLLLIVSILLFTLFFRQERLAKDPLVSFSIWKNPVILYANLVSLTTGIILIGVSSYLPTYVSGVMEQKAIIAGFALTTMSIGWPLASSVAGHLLIRFGPFLVSFAGGVSLVIGSMMFVFMNASLGPIWAAASSFFIGIGMGLTNTSFIVTIQGAVSREQRGSATAANMFMKNFGNTIGASVFGAILNGMLLSYFAAGNLSYSIDDVNGLLTEEGRSMIPFAELHKLQEGLQNSLHWVYIAIAVFAVISLVLILRIPRGKVYEHVNN; from the coding sequence ATGCTGGCGATGTTCGTGGGTGCTGTTGAAGCGACAATTGTCACAACAGCCATGCCTACAATTGCTTCTGAATTAGGCGGGTTTTCACGATATAGTTGGATTTTCTCTTCTTACTTATTGATGAGTACCGTTACCGTATTGATTTATGGCAAATTGGCGGATTTATTTGGTCGCAAGCCGATCTTTTTTATTGGTTTAACAATATTTTTGATCGGCTCCGTATTATGTGGATTTGCGACTTCGATGGAACAGCTAATTGTGTATCGTCTCATTCAAGGAATAGGAGCAGGCGCTGTGATGCCAATTGCGACTACTATTGTGGGTGATATGTATACAACGGAAGAACGCGCAAAAATACAAGGGTATTTATCAAGTGTTTGGGGGATCTCTGCAGTATCGGGTCCAGTCATCGGTGGTTTACTCGTTCAATATGTCAATTGGCAATTTGTGTTTTGGGTGAATGTTCCACTTGGAATATTATCTATGGCAGGAATTTATTTCTTCCTTCATGAGCCGAAAGAAACACGTAAAGCCTCGATTGATTATAAAGGAGCTTTCTTATTAGCAACGGCGTTGTCTTCTATTTTATTTTGGTTAGTAGAAGGCGGTCAATCTTTTAATCGACTGTCGATTAGTAGTTTGCTGTTACTCATAGTTAGCATACTATTATTCACATTATTTTTTAGACAAGAACGTTTGGCTAAAGATCCGTTGGTTTCTTTTAGTATTTGGAAAAATCCAGTTATTTTATATGCGAATTTAGTATCATTGACTACAGGTATTATTTTAATTGGTGTATCTTCTTATTTGCCTACATATGTTTCGGGAGTGATGGAACAGAAAGCGATTATCGCAGGCTTTGCACTGACAACGATGTCTATAGGGTGGCCTTTAGCTTCTTCCGTGGCGGGTCATTTACTTATTCGTTTCGGTCCGTTCCTCGTCTCGTTCGCAGGAGGAGTGTCATTGGTGATCGGATCGATGATGTTTGTTTTCATGAATGCCAGCTTGGGTCCTATATGGGCTGCTGCATCTAGCTTTTTTATTGGTATAGGGATGGGGTTAACGAATACATCATTTATTGTAACGATTCAAGGAGCGGTTTCAAGAGAACAAAGAGGATCAGCTACTGCGGCGAATATGTTCATGAAAAACTTTGGGAATACAATAGGAGCCTCAGTATTTGGAGCGATTTTAAACGGAATGTTGCTATCTTATTTTGCAGCAGGAAACTTGTCCTACTCAATAGATGATGTAAATGGATTATTGACTGAAGAAGGCCGTTCTATGATTCCGTTTGCAGAGTTACATAAATTGCAGGAAGGACTTCAGAATTCTTTACATTGGGTGTATATCGCAATTGCTGTATTTGCTGTCATTAGTTTAGTTTTGATTTTGCGGATTCCGAGGGGAAAGGTGTATGAACATGTCAACAACTGA
- a CDS encoding B12-binding domain-containing radical SAM protein, giving the protein MNIVLSTLNAKYIHTNIAIRYLKAYAEPEYTCELAEFTIHDPTLSIVSDLYQHSPDVVGFSAYIWNIEETIKAIRLLKLTSPHTIVVCGGPEVTYDYDQWLERVPEIDYIVIGEGEKTFKDLLQAIDGKMNITDVQGIAYRQEKQLKITAPGPKLDLRTLPSPFRFTEDIPHLPNRVVYIETSRGCPFSCQFCLSSIEVGVRYFNRDAIKEDIRYLMANGAKTIKFVDRTFNISRSYAMEMFQFLIDEHVPGTVFQFEITGDIMRPEVIQFLNDHAPAGLFRFEIGVQSTNDLTNELVKRRQNFTKLSRTVTMVKEGGKIAQHLDLIAGLPEEDYASFRDTFNEVFALRPEELQLGFLKLLRGTGLRIQAEQYGYRYIDTAPYEIVSNNVLSFDDMLKIKQTEDILEKYWNSGRFIHSMEYIVTTLVETPFDFFQLFGNFWEKQGWSRIGHQFEDLFTRLEQFLRDVLQVDMAVAQSLMKLDYLLHQKFLPRKIWWAPSSTLQEEQIKDINQLLVHSPHLLGDSFETYRYTERTIRKQVFITETAAKVLDDFTVVEEPGYLIVQYSPGETATHYHLSQSTVDSVKEYQK; this is encoded by the coding sequence ATGAACATCGTTCTATCTACTTTAAACGCAAAATATATACACACCAATATAGCTATACGGTACCTAAAGGCTTATGCCGAACCGGAGTATACTTGTGAGCTGGCAGAATTTACTATTCATGATCCAACATTATCAATTGTTTCAGATTTATATCAACACTCGCCGGACGTTGTTGGCTTCAGCGCTTATATATGGAATATTGAAGAAACGATTAAAGCAATTCGCTTACTTAAATTAACAAGCCCACATACGATTGTTGTATGCGGTGGTCCAGAAGTGACATATGATTACGATCAATGGCTGGAAAGAGTACCAGAAATTGATTATATAGTCATAGGTGAAGGAGAAAAAACTTTCAAAGATCTTCTTCAAGCGATTGATGGGAAAATGAATATTACAGACGTTCAAGGGATTGCTTACCGACAAGAGAAACAATTGAAAATCACGGCCCCTGGTCCAAAATTAGATTTACGTACACTTCCATCTCCTTTCCGTTTTACTGAAGACATACCGCATCTTCCTAATCGGGTTGTGTATATAGAAACGAGCAGAGGATGTCCTTTCTCATGCCAATTCTGTCTGTCTTCTATTGAAGTTGGTGTTCGTTATTTCAATCGCGATGCCATTAAAGAAGATATTCGATACTTAATGGCAAATGGTGCGAAAACGATTAAATTTGTCGATCGTACATTTAATATTAGCCGTAGCTACGCAATGGAAATGTTTCAATTTTTAATTGATGAGCACGTACCGGGAACTGTCTTTCAATTTGAAATCACCGGCGATATTATGCGACCTGAAGTCATTCAATTTTTAAACGATCATGCACCGGCTGGGCTATTCAGATTTGAAATTGGTGTGCAATCAACTAACGATCTGACAAATGAACTTGTCAAAAGACGACAAAACTTTACAAAACTATCGCGGACAGTAACGATGGTCAAAGAGGGTGGAAAAATTGCGCAACACCTTGATTTAATCGCGGGCTTACCAGAAGAAGATTATGCATCATTCCGTGATACATTCAATGAGGTTTTCGCCCTGCGACCGGAAGAGTTACAACTAGGCTTTTTAAAACTTTTACGCGGCACTGGCCTACGTATTCAAGCAGAACAATACGGCTATCGTTACATCGACACAGCTCCTTACGAAATCGTCTCCAATAATGTATTGTCTTTTGATGATATGCTGAAGATTAAACAAACAGAAGACATTCTTGAAAAATACTGGAATTCTGGTCGTTTTATACACTCTATGGAGTATATAGTTACTACATTAGTAGAAACACCTTTCGACTTTTTCCAACTGTTCGGTAACTTCTGGGAAAAACAAGGATGGTCACGGATTGGACATCAGTTTGAAGATTTGTTTACTCGACTGGAACAATTTCTAAGAGATGTGCTACAAGTAGATATGGCTGTTGCACAAAGTTTAATGAAACTAGATTATTTATTGCACCAAAAGTTCTTGCCAAGAAAGATTTGGTGGGCCCCTTCATCCACATTGCAGGAAGAACAAATAAAAGACATTAATCAGCTACTCGTTCACTCCCCGCATCTTTTAGGCGATTCTTTTGAAACCTATCGCTATACAGAGCGGACGATTAGAAAACAAGTGTTCATTACAGAAACAGCAGCTAAGGTTTTAGATGATTTTACAGTTGTAGAAGAACCGGGCTATTTAATCGTTCAATATAGTCCAGGTGAAACAGCTACACATTATCATTTATCTCAAAGTACCGTAGATTCTGTAAAAGAATATCAAAAGTGA
- a CDS encoding DUF2187 family protein, whose amino-acid sequence MTIAEIGDIIEFKDGLQGIVEKVNENSVIVDLTYMDNFDEQTMEEKTVINHKRYTIIHSATE is encoded by the coding sequence ATGACGATTGCAGAAATAGGAGATATTATTGAATTCAAGGATGGTTTACAAGGTATTGTAGAAAAAGTGAATGAAAACTCCGTAATTGTAGACTTAACTTATATGGATAATTTCGATGAACAGACAATGGAAGAAAAAACGGTCATCAATCATAAACGATATACGATCATTCACAGCGCGACTGAATGA
- a CDS encoding LysR family transcriptional regulator — protein MSTTELDIIKALAEEGNMRKASERLHLSQPALSQRLQTIEKEWGMRLFIRSQKGLEPTPAGEHVIAYAKESLAKRDETLELIASLEDKVHGTLKIACASIIGQTWLPQILKDYVELYPDAKISLMTGWSSEISKALYEGEAHVGIVRGQTDWKSHRMYLFPDQLYLVDSEISTIDELKDTNRHFIQYKSDSNYYMEIQRWWNKHFNQNPSRQIVVDQIETCKQLALNGIGYAILPSITLSGDERVNRIPLLNSEEEFELTRDTWMIGYSSTFELKQVKAFVEIVQSYAELLRKVQ, from the coding sequence ATGTCAACAACTGAGCTAGATATTATTAAGGCGTTAGCTGAAGAAGGCAATATGCGAAAAGCCTCTGAACGATTGCATTTATCTCAACCTGCGTTATCGCAACGTTTGCAGACGATTGAAAAAGAATGGGGGATGCGATTGTTCATTCGTTCGCAAAAAGGTCTTGAACCGACGCCAGCAGGTGAACACGTCATTGCCTACGCGAAAGAATCTTTAGCTAAGCGAGATGAAACATTGGAATTGATTGCGTCACTTGAAGATAAAGTACATGGTACATTAAAGATTGCTTGTGCTTCCATAATTGGTCAGACATGGCTCCCGCAAATATTGAAGGATTATGTAGAATTATATCCGGATGCTAAAATTTCTTTAATGACAGGGTGGAGTTCTGAAATATCTAAAGCTTTGTATGAAGGCGAGGCGCATGTGGGCATCGTCAGGGGGCAAACAGATTGGAAAAGTCATCGAATGTATTTATTCCCTGATCAGTTATACTTAGTCGATTCAGAGATTTCCACAATAGATGAATTAAAAGATACGAATCGACATTTCATACAATATAAAAGTGATTCCAATTATTATATGGAAATTCAGCGGTGGTGGAATAAACATTTCAATCAAAATCCAAGTAGGCAAATAGTAGTTGATCAAATTGAGACGTGTAAACAATTAGCGCTCAATGGAATCGGCTATGCTATTTTACCTTCAATTACACTTTCAGGAGATGAACGAGTGAATCGCATTCCTTTACTAAATAGTGAAGAAGAATTTGAACTGACACGGGATACATGGATGATTGGATATAGCTCAACATTTGAATTGAAGCAAGTTAAAGCATTCGTTGAAATTGTACAAAGTTACGCAGAGTTATTGCGGAAAGTACAATGA
- a CDS encoding GGDEF domain-containing protein, with the protein MNNEEPFEHPLQQEYFQFHTHMIVILEILPEDKMKIFYSNDSSSTFFSSNNSTAPESFFGSYWSAIQDTLTHIDSCVCKRLIDKTGGEPLDMTVKQLSVSSRYPLLVLEFKNRETKIMHQKWKEKYHSLLYFNSDALVTLNREGIITFCNPKIKQLLNLSPKELIGRHFQELVSDEDQKSFNQVWSFVKNGKAYELPHVELLHPKGHILLASLKSLPVVVNDECLETHIILKELPNYMISNSKMHYLSYHDHLTGLWNSRMLKIHFGQDSLQATEEHGVLRIIHLGVDRFKTIIESLGYMAGNEFLIMVANRLKKVCTMSEKLYRNSGDEFIIVVQEFEFAQTERLCEEILRLFKQPFTYNNHEYYLSMSIGVSTFPDHGNTIDELIEKSKQALSVVKERGRAHYRYFDEEMKVPFTNEALMESHLRRAIEFNELTVCFQPQIILKTGKSVSFEALLRWNNRKFGEVSPAKFIPLAEASGIIHLIGDWVIDQVCQRLREWQSKQYQPVKVAINISPSQFKSENFCTKIFDIVNKYSINPSCIEIEITESALMRPDETLKSLVQLKEMGFTISIDDFGTGYSSLSYLKKYPIDIIKIDRSFIQDIETDKKNEAIAKTIINLAHSLGMSVIAEGIERDSQAEIMKDSKCQIAQGFLYSQAVLPEVIEQNYLQAAR; encoded by the coding sequence ATGAACAACGAAGAACCATTTGAACATCCTCTCCAGCAGGAATATTTCCAATTTCATACTCATATGATAGTCATCTTAGAAATACTTCCTGAAGACAAGATGAAAATTTTTTATTCAAATGATAGTTCTAGTACTTTCTTTTCCTCCAACAATAGTACGGCACCTGAATCGTTTTTTGGTTCCTATTGGTCAGCTATTCAAGACACCTTAACTCATATAGACTCCTGCGTATGTAAACGTTTGATTGATAAAACAGGAGGAGAACCATTAGATATGACAGTGAAGCAATTGTCAGTCTCTTCGAGATATCCTTTACTTGTATTAGAATTTAAAAATAGGGAAACTAAAATAATGCATCAGAAATGGAAAGAAAAATATCATTCATTACTTTATTTTAACTCAGATGCATTAGTAACACTGAATCGGGAAGGAATCATAACTTTCTGCAATCCGAAAATTAAACAACTTCTAAATTTATCTCCCAAAGAGCTCATCGGCAGACATTTTCAAGAGTTAGTAAGTGACGAAGACCAAAAAAGTTTTAATCAAGTATGGTCATTTGTGAAAAATGGAAAAGCTTATGAATTACCGCATGTTGAATTATTACATCCAAAAGGTCACATACTTCTTGCGTCACTCAAATCTCTTCCTGTCGTCGTAAATGACGAATGTTTAGAAACGCATATCATATTAAAAGAATTACCAAACTATATGATCAGTAATTCGAAAATGCATTATTTATCTTATCATGACCATTTAACTGGTTTATGGAATAGTCGTATGTTGAAAATCCATTTTGGCCAAGATTCTCTTCAAGCAACTGAAGAACATGGCGTTTTGCGAATTATTCATTTAGGTGTCGACCGTTTCAAGACAATTATTGAATCACTGGGATACATGGCAGGTAATGAATTTTTAATAATGGTCGCTAATCGGTTAAAGAAAGTTTGCACGATGAGCGAAAAGTTGTACCGCAATAGTGGAGATGAATTTATTATTGTCGTTCAGGAGTTTGAATTTGCGCAAACAGAAAGATTATGTGAAGAGATTCTGCGATTATTTAAGCAACCTTTTACTTATAATAACCATGAATATTATTTGTCGATGTCCATAGGCGTATCTACATTTCCCGATCATGGCAATACGATTGATGAATTGATCGAAAAGTCTAAACAAGCGCTGTCAGTTGTAAAAGAACGTGGAAGAGCTCATTACCGCTACTTTGATGAAGAGATGAAAGTTCCTTTTACGAATGAAGCACTTATGGAGTCTCATTTAAGACGAGCTATAGAGTTTAATGAGCTTACTGTTTGTTTTCAACCACAAATTATTTTGAAAACAGGGAAGTCCGTTAGTTTTGAAGCATTATTACGTTGGAATAATCGAAAGTTCGGTGAAGTGTCTCCAGCAAAGTTTATTCCACTTGCTGAGGCGTCGGGCATCATTCATTTAATTGGTGATTGGGTTATTGATCAAGTGTGTCAGCGGCTCCGGGAATGGCAGAGTAAACAATACCAACCTGTGAAAGTGGCGATCAATATCTCGCCCAGCCAGTTCAAATCAGAAAACTTTTGTACGAAAATTTTTGATATAGTGAATAAATATTCGATAAACCCAAGCTGTATTGAAATTGAGATAACTGAAAGTGCATTGATGCGACCGGATGAGACGTTGAAGTCATTAGTTCAGTTAAAAGAAATGGGATTTACGATTTCTATAGATGATTTTGGGACAGGATATTCTTCTCTAAGCTATTTGAAAAAGTATCCAATTGACATTATTAAAATAGACCGTTCATTCATCCAAGATATTGAAACAGATAAAAAAAATGAAGCGATAGCTAAGACGATTATTAATTTAGCTCATAGTTTAGGGATGTCGGTAATAGCAGAAGGGATTGAAAGAGATTCTCAAGCTGAAATTATGAAAGATTCCAAATGTCAAATTGCTCAAGGGTTTCTATATAGTCAGGCGGTTTTACCAGAAGTAATTGAACAGAACTATTTACAAGCCGCCCGATAA
- a CDS encoding aspartyl-phosphate phosphatase Spo0E family protein — protein MFDLECDCEFEIERLRKQLIKVAEEEGLHADKTIILSRKLDIMINKFDQQEIDNDS, from the coding sequence GTGTTTGATTTGGAATGTGATTGTGAGTTTGAAATTGAGCGTCTAAGGAAACAACTCATTAAAGTTGCTGAAGAAGAGGGCTTGCATGCGGATAAGACAATAATTCTAAGTCGTAAATTGGATATAATGATTAATAAGTTTGATCAACAAGAAATTGATAATGATTCATAA
- a CDS encoding NAD(P)-dependent oxidoreductase has product MKTEKIAFIGTGVMGASVVKHLMRASFDVTVYTRTKSKANALIELGAHWANTVAEAVREADIVFTMIGMPSDVEEVYLSESGVFANGHAGQIVVDMTTSSPELAVRLAEKAQSLGMFSLDAPVSGGDIGAKNGTLSIMCGGQKELFDRLMPILSVFGEKIVYQGEAGAGQHAKMCNQITVAGTMIGICEALAYAMKSGLDPDTMLQSVASGAAGSWNLSALGPRIIQEDYEPGFYVKHFVKDLNIALREAEALQLELPGLTLAQKMYSELLDKGYGEKGTQALIKHYINS; this is encoded by the coding sequence ATGAAAACTGAAAAAATTGCTTTTATTGGGACAGGTGTTATGGGAGCTAGTGTAGTAAAACATTTAATGCGAGCTTCTTTTGATGTGACCGTGTATACACGTACAAAATCGAAAGCGAATGCGTTGATTGAATTGGGTGCTCATTGGGCGAACACAGTAGCAGAAGCGGTACGTGAAGCAGATATCGTATTCACGATGATTGGTATGCCGTCAGATGTCGAAGAAGTGTATTTATCCGAAAGTGGAGTTTTTGCTAATGGCCATGCTGGTCAAATAGTAGTAGATATGACAACTTCTAGCCCTGAGTTGGCTGTTCGGTTAGCTGAGAAAGCACAGTCTTTGGGCATGTTTTCATTGGATGCGCCGGTATCTGGCGGAGATATTGGTGCGAAAAACGGTACACTTTCTATTATGTGCGGAGGGCAAAAAGAGTTGTTTGATCGCTTGATGCCAATACTTTCTGTGTTTGGAGAAAAGATTGTTTATCAAGGAGAAGCAGGGGCAGGCCAACATGCTAAAATGTGCAATCAAATTACTGTAGCTGGTACGATGATAGGTATATGTGAAGCGCTTGCGTATGCGATGAAATCAGGTCTTGATCCAGATACTATGCTGCAATCAGTTGCTTCAGGTGCGGCAGGTTCTTGGAATTTATCAGCCCTAGGACCGCGTATTATTCAAGAAGATTATGAACCGGGCTTTTATGTGAAACATTTTGTTAAAGATTTAAATATAGCCCTAAGAGAAGCTGAAGCACTACAATTAGAATTGCCAGGGTTAACGTTGGCTCAAAAAATGTATAGTGAATTACTGGATAAGGGATATGGTGAGAAAGGGACACAGGCGCTCATAAAGCATTATATAAATAGCTAG
- a CDS encoding MFS transporter — protein sequence MVKTSKNLALYILMFNMFIAMAGVGLIIPIMPEYLATFGVAGRALGLLIAIFSFAQFILSPISGNLSDKYGRKRIIIFGLLIYGLSQLAFSLSTELWMLYVARFFSGFGAAFIIPPTMAFVADITTLETRGRGMGLLGASMSLGFMIGPGIGGFLSKISLSFPFYAATGASIVAAIVSLLFLPNPKPVLQGAAVNENLFQQLRRSTQTSYFIMLIVMFVFSFGLANFQATISLYVDQKYNYTPSQIAIIITVGGFVGVIIQTFVIDRLFKRFGEMRVILINLVIAAFAMLGILFVNTFFTILLVATIFSTATSLLRPAVNTLVSKLAGKEQGYAAGMMNAYMSLGNMIGPATAGYIFDWNMKSPYIVGTVILLLCFALAAYWATRHRSLIQSARTL from the coding sequence ATGGTCAAAACATCTAAAAACCTAGCCCTCTACATACTTATGTTCAATATGTTCATTGCGATGGCAGGAGTCGGACTCATCATTCCCATCATGCCGGAATACTTAGCCACATTTGGAGTTGCCGGTAGAGCGCTTGGGCTACTAATCGCTATTTTTTCTTTTGCTCAATTTATCTTATCTCCTATTTCGGGTAATCTTTCAGATAAATATGGAAGAAAGCGCATTATTATTTTCGGTTTACTTATTTACGGACTTTCTCAATTAGCATTTAGTTTATCAACTGAGTTATGGATGTTATACGTTGCTCGATTCTTCTCAGGATTCGGTGCTGCTTTCATTATTCCTCCTACGATGGCTTTTGTAGCAGATATTACAACTCTTGAAACAAGAGGTCGAGGGATGGGGCTTCTTGGAGCTTCGATGTCGTTAGGATTTATGATAGGGCCGGGAATCGGTGGATTTTTATCTAAAATCAGTTTGTCATTTCCATTTTATGCTGCAACCGGTGCATCAATTGTAGCCGCTATTGTTTCTTTATTATTTCTACCCAATCCTAAACCTGTCCTACAAGGAGCTGCGGTCAACGAAAATCTTTTTCAACAGTTGCGGCGATCAACACAAACTTCTTACTTTATTATGCTTATCGTCATGTTCGTCTTCTCATTCGGCTTGGCAAACTTCCAGGCTACGATTTCACTCTACGTAGATCAAAAGTATAACTATACACCTTCTCAAATTGCGATTATTATTACTGTCGGTGGATTTGTTGGGGTGATCATTCAAACATTTGTTATTGATCGGCTGTTTAAACGTTTTGGTGAGATGCGAGTCATTTTGATCAATCTAGTAATCGCAGCTTTTGCGATGTTAGGTATTTTGTTTGTCAATACGTTCTTCACTATTTTGTTAGTGGCTACGATTTTCTCAACTGCCACTTCTCTCCTGCGTCCTGCTGTCAATACACTAGTTTCTAAATTGGCCGGAAAAGAGCAAGGGTATGCGGCGGGTATGATGAATGCTTATATGAGTTTAGGAAATATGATAGGACCGGCAACTGCAGGCTATATTTTCGATTGGAACATGAAATCACCTTATATTGTTGGAACTGTGATCTTATTACTTTGTTTCGCATTAGCTGCTTACTGGGCAACACGTCACCGATCACTCATCCAGTCTGCTCGTACGTTATAA
- the cbpB gene encoding cyclic-di-AMP-binding protein CbpB: protein MVSINNKDFLAAPIANQIISSEKVAHVQLGNNAEHALLVLTKTGYSAIPVLDHQYHLKGLLGIGMITDSILGMERIEYERLEDIKVDEIMDTNLPTIRVNDRFQRAMDLLINHPFLCVTDEDGTFAGIITRRVIMKEFKKYIYNVQ, encoded by the coding sequence ATGGTTTCTATCAATAATAAAGACTTTCTTGCTGCGCCAATCGCTAATCAAATAATTTCTTCAGAGAAGGTTGCTCACGTACAATTGGGTAATAATGCTGAACACGCACTTCTTGTTTTAACAAAGACGGGATATTCCGCCATTCCTGTATTGGATCACCAGTACCATTTAAAAGGATTATTAGGTATTGGAATGATTACAGATTCAATTTTAGGTATGGAACGAATTGAATACGAGCGATTAGAGGATATTAAAGTAGATGAGATAATGGATACTAATCTTCCGACCATTCGAGTGAATGATCGTTTTCAACGCGCTATGGATCTATTGATTAATCACCCATTTTTATGCGTGACAGACGAGGACGGCACATTTGCAGGTATTATAACGAGACGTGTAATAATGAAAGAATTCAAAAAGTATATTTACAACGTTCAGTAA
- a CDS encoding ATP-binding protein → MVMRISDKNKYLESALYKLIIDENGRILGGTSAFKKLVKAKNLPSHISEVFDDVLFGKLHVILESNKHSKTIIQNQLAGNLRISNKQNTSCYIIYQPDRKMAIITINIDLLSQTYENSFMTCPTPSAIINEWGFFVSVNDAFHKNFHFPTTTNNVKFESFLKDFQFEEDFCFKNLFLHARNQTTVHARASFERYGEMNYYNIFLKFDIKTEMYHLRVENITEQEQLLKLLAHNEQLSMTGEIAASIAHEVRNPMTTLQGFLQLLEHEVSGNAHKYVTVIQDEVKRMNDILNEMLLISKPIVDEKTIFSLTVLIEEVLTLLRPKALLDQINIVNEIRIVEPVLIKANPNRIKQVLVNLFKNAMEAMEPNGTLNVIVSDETSQMVEIIISDTGTGISEELLDNIFDPFVSSKQGGTGLGLPFVGKTVKESGGTIAVKSEVGKGTEFQLKFPLLEASLVDDKSEVYIQKS, encoded by the coding sequence ATGGTAATGAGAATATCAGATAAAAACAAGTATTTAGAAAGCGCGCTCTATAAACTAATCATTGATGAAAATGGACGTATATTAGGAGGAACGAGTGCTTTTAAAAAATTAGTCAAAGCAAAAAATCTGCCTTCCCATATTTCAGAAGTATTTGATGATGTACTTTTTGGAAAACTGCACGTCATCCTTGAAAGCAACAAACACTCTAAAACAATTATCCAAAACCAGTTAGCCGGTAATTTAAGAATCAGTAATAAACAAAACACATCCTGTTATATTATATACCAGCCTGACAGAAAAATGGCGATTATTACGATAAATATTGATTTATTAAGTCAAACATATGAAAATTCTTTTATGACTTGTCCTACACCATCAGCAATCATCAATGAATGGGGATTTTTTGTTTCAGTTAATGATGCATTTCATAAAAATTTTCATTTCCCAACGACTACTAATAACGTGAAATTCGAAAGCTTTTTAAAAGATTTTCAATTCGAAGAGGATTTTTGTTTTAAAAATTTATTTTTGCACGCGAGGAATCAAACGACAGTCCACGCAAGAGCATCATTTGAACGGTATGGAGAAATGAACTATTACAATATATTTTTGAAGTTTGACATAAAAACTGAAATGTATCATTTACGAGTAGAAAATATAACAGAACAAGAACAACTCCTAAAATTGCTAGCTCATAATGAACAATTGAGTATGACAGGAGAAATTGCGGCTAGTATTGCACATGAAGTACGAAATCCTATGACTACACTTCAAGGATTTTTACAGTTACTCGAACACGAAGTATCAGGTAATGCACATAAATATGTAACGGTAATTCAAGATGAAGTAAAGCGAATGAACGATATTCTCAATGAGATGCTCTTAATCTCGAAACCTATTGTAGATGAAAAAACAATCTTTTCACTTACAGTGTTAATCGAAGAAGTGTTAACTCTTCTTAGACCGAAAGCTTTGCTAGATCAAATCAATATCGTCAATGAAATTCGAATAGTAGAACCTGTATTGATAAAAGCGAATCCAAATCGCATCAAGCAAGTATTAGTAAATTTATTCAAAAATGCTATGGAAGCGATGGAGCCCAATGGTACATTGAATGTAATTGTAAGTGACGAAACCTCGCAGATGGTCGAAATCATCATCTCTGACACAGGTACAGGCATCAGTGAAGAATTACTTGACAATATATTTGATCCTTTTGTATCGTCTAAACAGGGAGGCACTGGTTTAGGTTTACCATTTGTCGGTAAAACGGTAAAAGAATCCGGTGGAACAATTGCAGTGAAAAGTGAAGTCGGAAAAGGAACTGAATTCCAATTGAAATTTCCTCTTCTCGAAGCTAGTTTAGTAGATGATAAATCTGAAGTTTATATACAAAAAAGCTGA